One window of Sinorhizobium fredii NGR234 genomic DNA carries:
- a CDS encoding NADH:ubiquinone oxidoreductase subunit NDUFA12: protein MKLLLQIFTWWNGQTIGTRFHTWRNGQRVGEDEFGNVYYQGGKDSEGRTRRWVIYNGPAEASAIPAGWHGWMHHRTDVSPADEKYAAREWQQPHRPNPTGTPSAYRPKGSLANAGRRPRVTGDYDAWTPRS, encoded by the coding sequence ATGAAGCTCCTGCTGCAGATTTTCACCTGGTGGAACGGACAGACGATCGGTACGCGCTTTCACACCTGGCGTAATGGCCAGCGCGTCGGCGAAGACGAGTTCGGCAACGTCTACTACCAGGGCGGCAAGGATTCCGAAGGCCGGACGCGGCGCTGGGTTATCTACAATGGCCCGGCCGAGGCGTCTGCCATTCCGGCCGGTTGGCACGGGTGGATGCATCACCGCACCGACGTATCGCCCGCCGACGAAAAATATGCCGCACGGGAATGGCAGCAGCCGCATCGTCCGAATCCGACGGGCACGCCCAGCGCCTACCGCCCGAAGGGCTCGCTGGCCAATGCAGGCCGGCGCCCGCGCGTGACCGGCGACTACGATGCCTGGACGCCGCGCTCCTGA
- a CDS encoding DUF2155 domain-containing protein, translating into MADFCLRNLIGRTARHTGLAVLLALPLISAGEPARATRLSNAVAVFSGIDKITGRITTFDVYIGETVQFGALQVTPHVCYSRDETEAPKTTTFVDVDEITLDRKIRRIFTGWMFADSPGLNAVEHPVYDVWLQSCKPTSDVPPPDTAAKQ; encoded by the coding sequence ATGGCAGATTTCTGTCTGCGGAATTTGATCGGCCGGACAGCCCGGCACACCGGTCTGGCGGTTCTCCTGGCTTTGCCCTTGATCTCAGCCGGCGAGCCGGCACGCGCGACGCGCCTCTCCAATGCCGTCGCGGTCTTTTCCGGCATCGACAAGATCACCGGCCGCATTACCACCTTCGACGTCTATATCGGCGAGACGGTGCAGTTCGGCGCTCTGCAGGTCACCCCGCACGTCTGCTATAGCCGCGACGAGACGGAGGCGCCGAAGACCACCACCTTCGTGGATGTCGACGAGATCACGCTCGACCGCAAGATCCGGCGCATCTTCACCGGCTGGATGTTTGCCGACAGCCCCGGCCTCAACGCCGTCGAGCATCCCGTCTATGACGTCTGGCTGCAGTCCTGCAAGCCGACCTCCGACGTTCCCCCGCCGGATACGGCCGCGAAGCAATGA
- the aat gene encoding leucyl/phenylalanyl-tRNA--protein transferase, with product MKGSRSKQPEITPDMLLRAYSIGLFPMADSANDPELFWVEPEIRGVLPLDRFHVSHSLAKRIRKRPYEIRFDTAFEAVIEGCAKPAPGRPTTWINDKIRSLYAALHRMGYAHSVEAWEGDRLVGGLYGVSLGAAFFGESMFSLRTDASKICLVHLVERLRARHFQLLDTQFTTEHLKSFGAVDVPKAEYDLLLARAIASPNLEF from the coding sequence TTGAAAGGATCGCGCAGCAAACAACCGGAAATCACCCCGGACATGTTGCTGCGCGCCTATTCCATCGGCCTGTTTCCCATGGCTGATTCGGCCAACGATCCAGAACTCTTCTGGGTCGAGCCGGAGATTCGCGGCGTCCTCCCGCTGGATCGATTTCACGTCTCCCACAGCCTCGCCAAGAGAATTCGCAAGCGTCCTTACGAGATCCGCTTCGACACGGCCTTCGAAGCGGTTATCGAGGGATGCGCGAAGCCGGCGCCCGGTCGGCCGACCACCTGGATCAACGACAAGATCCGATCTCTCTATGCAGCATTGCACCGGATGGGCTATGCCCACAGTGTCGAGGCCTGGGAGGGCGACCGGCTCGTGGGTGGCCTCTATGGCGTCTCGCTAGGGGCGGCCTTCTTCGGCGAGAGCATGTTCTCCTTGCGGACCGATGCCTCGAAAATCTGTCTCGTCCATCTCGTCGAGCGACTGCGCGCCCGGCACTTCCAACTGCTCGACACGCAATTCACCACGGAGCACCTGAAATCCTTCGGCGCCGTCGACGTGCCGAAAGCCGAGTACGACCTGCTGCTTGCAAGAGCGATTGCCTCGCCGAATCTTGAATTTTAG
- the accC gene encoding acetyl-CoA carboxylase biotin carboxylase subunit: MISKILIANRGEIALRVLRACKELGIATVAVHSTADSDAMHVRLADESVCIGPPPSRESYLNIHQIVAACEITGADAVHPGYGFLSENAKFADILEAHGITFIGPTAEHIRLMGDKITAKKTAEELGIPVVPGSDGEVKPENALKVAREIGFPVLIKATAGGGGRGMKVARTEEDLEHAVATARAEAAAAFGNDAVYMEKFLGKPRHIEIQVIGDGEGNAIHLGERDCSLQRRHQKVWEEANSPALNVEQRMKIGQVCADAMKKMKYRGAGTIEFLYEDGEFYFIEMNTRLQVEHPITEAITGIDLVHEQIRVASGGGLSVKQEDVVFSGHAIECRINAEDPRTFVPSPGTITHFHAPGGLGVRVDSGAYQGYRIPPYYDSLIGKLIVHGRTRVECMMRLRRVLDEFVIDGIKTTLPLFQDLINNQDIANGDYDIHWLEHHLAATSA; this comes from the coding sequence ATGATCTCGAAAATCCTCATTGCCAATCGCGGCGAAATCGCCCTGCGTGTGCTGCGCGCCTGCAAGGAGCTCGGCATCGCGACGGTCGCCGTCCACTCGACGGCAGACAGCGACGCCATGCATGTGCGGCTCGCGGACGAGAGCGTCTGCATCGGTCCGCCGCCGTCGCGCGAGAGCTATCTGAACATCCATCAGATCGTCGCGGCTTGCGAGATCACCGGCGCGGATGCGGTGCATCCGGGTTACGGATTTCTTTCGGAAAACGCCAAGTTCGCCGATATCCTCGAGGCGCACGGCATCACCTTCATCGGTCCGACCGCCGAGCACATCCGCCTGATGGGCGACAAGATCACCGCCAAGAAGACCGCGGAAGAGCTCGGCATCCCCGTCGTCCCCGGTTCCGACGGTGAAGTGAAGCCCGAGAACGCGCTGAAGGTCGCCCGCGAGATCGGCTTTCCCGTACTGATCAAGGCGACGGCCGGCGGCGGCGGGCGCGGCATGAAGGTCGCTAGAACCGAAGAAGACCTCGAACATGCCGTTGCAACGGCACGCGCCGAGGCGGCCGCCGCTTTCGGCAACGACGCGGTCTACATGGAGAAATTTCTCGGAAAGCCGCGCCATATCGAAATCCAGGTCATCGGCGACGGCGAAGGCAATGCCATCCATCTCGGCGAACGCGATTGCTCGCTGCAGCGCCGCCACCAGAAGGTCTGGGAAGAAGCGAACTCCCCGGCGCTCAACGTCGAGCAGCGCATGAAGATCGGCCAGGTCTGCGCCGACGCGATGAAGAAGATGAAATATCGCGGCGCCGGCACGATCGAATTCCTCTACGAGGACGGCGAGTTCTATTTCATCGAGATGAACACGCGCCTGCAGGTCGAGCATCCGATCACCGAAGCGATCACCGGCATCGACCTGGTGCACGAGCAGATCCGCGTGGCATCGGGCGGCGGCCTTTCGGTCAAGCAGGAAGACGTGGTCTTCTCCGGCCATGCCATCGAATGCCGCATCAATGCCGAGGATCCGCGTACCTTCGTCCCCTCCCCGGGTACGATCACGCATTTCCACGCGCCCGGCGGCCTCGGCGTGCGCGTCGACAGTGGCGCCTATCAGGGCTACCGCATCCCGCCCTATTACGACAGCCTGATCGGCAAGCTGATCGTTCATGGGCGGACGCGCGTCGAATGCATGATGCGACTGCGCCGCGTGCTCGACGAGTTTGTCATCGATGGCATCAAGACGACGTTGCCGCTTTTCCAGGACCTGATAAATAATCAGGATATCGCCAACGGCGATTACGATATCCACTGGCTGGAACATCATCTGGCCGCAACGTCCGCATAG
- the accB gene encoding acetyl-CoA carboxylase biotin carboxyl carrier protein, which translates to MADKKPGIDQALIRDLANILKDTDLTEIEVEQDDLRIRVSRNGTPVAMPMPAMPYQIPAAVAAAPAPAAVPAAQGGHNAKNAVTAPMVGTAYLSPAPGARPFIEVGATVKEGQTILIIEAMKTMNQIPAPRSGKVTEILVQDAAPVEYGEPLIVIE; encoded by the coding sequence ATGGCTGACAAGAAACCGGGTATCGATCAGGCGCTGATCCGCGATCTCGCCAATATCCTCAAGGATACCGACCTGACCGAGATCGAAGTGGAACAGGACGATCTGCGCATCCGCGTCTCGCGGAACGGCACGCCTGTCGCGATGCCGATGCCGGCGATGCCCTACCAGATACCGGCTGCGGTGGCCGCAGCACCGGCGCCGGCCGCTGTGCCCGCAGCCCAAGGCGGCCACAACGCGAAGAACGCGGTCACGGCGCCGATGGTCGGCACAGCCTATCTTTCCCCGGCCCCGGGAGCCCGCCCGTTCATTGAGGTCGGTGCGACGGTCAAGGAAGGCCAGACGATCCTGATCATCGAGGCGATGAAGACGATGAACCAGATCCCGGCCCCGCGCTCGGGCAAGGTGACGGAAATTCTCGTGCAGGACGCGGCCCCGGTCGAATATGGCGAACCTCTGATCGTGATCGAATAA
- the aroQ gene encoding type II 3-dehydroquinate dehydratase, with the protein MSSTIFVLNGPNLNALGKREPGIYGGQTLADIEAMCKAEGNLLGFDVDFRQSNVEGVLVDWLHEAGEVAAGVAINPAAYGHTSIAMHDAIRAIAVPVVELHLSNIHAREEFRHKSMIAPAVKGVICGFGAQSYILALHALKNLTNTSK; encoded by the coding sequence ATGTCCTCGACGATTTTTGTGCTGAATGGCCCGAACCTGAATGCCCTCGGCAAGCGCGAACCAGGCATTTACGGCGGCCAGACCTTGGCCGACATCGAGGCGATGTGCAAAGCGGAGGGGAATCTCCTGGGCTTCGACGTCGATTTTCGCCAATCGAATGTGGAAGGCGTGCTGGTCGACTGGCTGCACGAGGCAGGTGAAGTCGCCGCCGGCGTCGCCATCAATCCAGCCGCCTATGGCCACACGTCGATTGCCATGCATGATGCCATTCGCGCCATCGCCGTTCCCGTCGTCGAACTGCATCTTTCCAACATCCATGCGCGCGAGGAATTCCGCCACAAGTCGATGATTGCGCCGGCCGTCAAGGGCGTCATCTGCGGCTTTGGCGCGCAGAGTTACATTCTGGCGCTGCATGCGCTAAAGAACCTGACAAACACGTCGAAATAA
- a CDS encoding DsbA family protein: MTLKKKMIAAGTLIAVAAGIALPQPAAALDPKQKEEIGAFIKEYLIANPEIMLEVQEALSAKQRAKQQEASQAAIAKNEKAIFNSAYDVILGNPKGDVTVVEFFDYNCGYCKRALSDMDDILAKDKNVRFVLKEFPILGPDSLAAHKVSAAFRSVAPEKYGDFHRALLGAEERATEATAIAVAAKLGVTEEQLREKMEDDPNDASVREAYMLANDLGITGTPSYVIGNEAVYGAVGAAEITGKVANLRECGKTAC; encoded by the coding sequence ATGACGCTCAAGAAGAAGATGATTGCCGCCGGAACGCTGATTGCGGTCGCAGCCGGCATCGCCCTGCCCCAGCCAGCGGCGGCGCTCGACCCGAAACAGAAGGAAGAGATCGGCGCCTTCATCAAGGAATATCTCATCGCCAATCCGGAGATCATGCTGGAAGTGCAGGAAGCACTGTCCGCCAAGCAGCGCGCCAAGCAGCAGGAAGCCTCGCAAGCGGCGATCGCCAAGAACGAGAAGGCGATCTTCAATTCCGCCTACGACGTGATCCTCGGCAATCCCAAGGGCGACGTCACGGTCGTCGAGTTCTTCGACTATAATTGCGGCTACTGCAAGCGGGCGCTCTCGGACATGGACGATATCCTCGCCAAGGACAAAAACGTCCGCTTCGTCCTGAAGGAGTTCCCGATTCTCGGCCCCGATTCGCTCGCCGCCCACAAGGTCAGCGCCGCGTTCCGCTCGGTCGCACCGGAGAAGTACGGAGACTTCCACCGCGCCCTGCTCGGCGCCGAAGAGCGGGCCACCGAAGCGACGGCGATCGCCGTTGCCGCCAAGCTCGGGGTTACGGAAGAGCAATTGCGCGAGAAAATGGAAGACGACCCGAATGACGCTTCGGTGCGCGAAGCCTACATGCTCGCCAACGATCTCGGCATCACCGGCACCCCTTCCTATGTGATCGGCAACGAGGCGGTCTACGGCGCCGTCGGCGCCGCCGAAATCACCGGCAAGGTCGCCAATCTGCGTGAATGCGGCAAGACGGCCTGCTGA
- a CDS encoding pyridoxal phosphate-dependent aminotransferase: protein MAQMSKRSAVEPFHAMDVLAEATRRRDAGHPVISMAVGQPAHPAPKAAREAARRALEHGRLGYTDALGTLSLKRAIAAHYQSRHGIALDPQRIAVTTGSSAGFNLAFLALFDPGDCVAIARPGYPAYRNIMAALGLSVVEIEANAETGFTLTPESLERAAAQAGKPLKGVLLASPANPTGTVTGRARLKALADYCRAQSIAFISDEIYHGLTFAGEETSALEIADDAIVINSFSKYYCMTGWRIGWMVLPEDQIRVFERIAQSLYISPPELSQIAAEAALGAQEELDGYKRAYAANRDLLMRRLPELGLSIASPMDGAFYAYVDASRFTNDSMAFARRMLAEINVAATPGFDFDPLEGHRTMRFSYAGSAADMAEAMDRIANWLK from the coding sequence TTGGCACAGATGTCGAAACGCAGCGCCGTCGAACCGTTCCACGCCATGGATGTCCTGGCAGAGGCGACGCGGCGTCGCGATGCCGGCCATCCGGTCATCTCGATGGCGGTCGGCCAGCCGGCCCATCCCGCCCCGAAGGCGGCGCGCGAGGCGGCGCGGCGGGCGCTGGAGCATGGCCGCCTTGGCTATACCGACGCCCTTGGCACCCTTTCCCTGAAGCGGGCGATCGCCGCCCACTATCAGAGCCGCCACGGCATCGCGCTTGATCCGCAGCGGATCGCCGTCACCACTGGCTCCTCGGCCGGCTTCAATCTTGCCTTCCTGGCTCTCTTCGATCCGGGCGATTGCGTTGCCATCGCCCGGCCCGGCTACCCCGCCTATCGGAACATCATGGCCGCCCTCGGCTTGAGCGTGGTCGAGATTGAAGCAAATGCCGAAACCGGCTTCACGCTCACGCCCGAAAGCCTGGAGCGGGCGGCGGCGCAAGCCGGCAAGCCCCTGAAGGGCGTGCTTCTCGCCAGTCCGGCAAACCCGACCGGCACCGTCACGGGAAGGGCTCGTCTGAAGGCGCTTGCCGACTATTGCCGTGCCCAGTCGATCGCCTTCATCTCCGACGAGATCTATCACGGTCTGACCTTCGCTGGCGAAGAGACCTCGGCGCTGGAGATCGCCGACGACGCGATCGTCATCAACTCGTTCTCGAAGTACTATTGCATGACCGGCTGGCGCATTGGCTGGATGGTGCTGCCGGAAGATCAGATCCGTGTCTTCGAGCGCATCGCCCAAAGCCTCTACATCTCGCCGCCGGAGCTTTCGCAGATTGCCGCGGAGGCGGCGCTTGGCGCGCAGGAGGAACTGGACGGTTACAAGCGGGCCTATGCCGCCAACCGCGATCTTCTGATGAGGCGCTTGCCCGAGTTGGGCCTGTCCATAGCCTCGCCGATGGACGGCGCCTTCTATGCCTATGTGGATGCCAGCCGCTTCACCAACGACAGCATGGCCTTCGCCCGCCGCATGCTGGCCGAGATCAACGTCGCCGCGACACCCGGCTTCGATTTCGATCCGCTCGAGGGGCATCGCACCATGCGTTTTTCGTATGCGGGTTCGGCTGCCGATATGGCCGAAGCGATGGACCGCATTGCGAACTGGTTGAAGTAG
- a CDS encoding Rne/Rng family ribonuclease, with amino-acid sequence MAEKMLIDASHSEGTRVVVVRGNRIEEFDFESEHKKQIRGNIYLAKVTRVEPSLQAAFVDYGGNRHGFLAFAEIHPDYYQIPLADRQALLKAEAEEARREEEIEPVETASEQVVEPPKDEAPAEAEAPGVAETTEAATEVQAEAEAEKPKAKPKRTRRAKAKTSEQKEEVQADASDEGSSGEMAAMVDVDSISEDVDARRRRDDDDDDDDGHDGEKEIIESVGAEDAMEEVPDRQVRKPRKQYRIQEVIKRRQIILVQVAKEERGNKGAALTTYLSLAGRYSVLMPNTARGGGISRKITNLQDRKRLKEIARGLDVPQGMGVILRTAGANRTKVEVKRDFEYLMRLWENVRTLTLNSTAPCLVYEEGSLIKRSIRDLYNKDISEIIVSGEEGYKEAKSFMKMLMPSHAKVVQPYRDVHPIFSRSGIEAQLDRMLQPQVTLKSGGYIIINQTEALVSIDVNSGRSTREHSIEDTALQTNLEAAEEVARQLRLRDLAGLVVIDFIDMEEKRNNRAVEKKLKDCLKNDRARIQVGRISHFGLLEMSRQRIRASVLESTMQTCPHCNGTGHVRSQSSVALHVLRGIEEHLLKNTTHDIVVRTIPEIALYLLNQKRGTITDYERRFGVSIIIDADAHVGAQHFAIDRGEPVENPVKIEQLLHFAPEPEDEDEDVVIEEDLDEEEAEEITAERREQPKAQPSDDQGGRKRKRRRRRRGKGAGQTPESVAAEAEDMADGAVDEADESEDEGEAQDAATADGDQKRKRRRRGKRGGRRNREAEGEAGLATEAGEESADAEAGAETEEPDFAAAAAVEHAVEVAPAEAEVPVVEAAKPAKPKRSRKKAVAVEAAAENADTAAEQAVEAQPDETVPAAVEDAVADLEAAKPARSNRDLTTIASEPVVTSNVAKGDGNEEESAKPKKGGWWQRRGFF; translated from the coding sequence ATGGCAGAGAAAATGCTTATCGATGCGTCCCACTCAGAGGGGACGCGTGTCGTTGTCGTTCGCGGGAACCGCATAGAAGAATTCGATTTCGAATCGGAACATAAGAAGCAAATCCGCGGCAATATCTATCTGGCGAAGGTGACCAGAGTGGAGCCGTCGCTCCAGGCCGCCTTCGTGGACTATGGCGGCAATCGCCACGGCTTCCTGGCCTTCGCCGAAATTCACCCCGACTACTACCAGATCCCCCTCGCCGATCGTCAGGCGCTCTTGAAGGCGGAAGCCGAAGAGGCCCGCCGCGAGGAAGAGATCGAGCCGGTCGAAACGGCAAGCGAACAGGTCGTCGAGCCGCCGAAAGACGAGGCTCCGGCAGAGGCCGAGGCCCCTGGGGTAGCCGAAACGACGGAAGCGGCGACGGAAGTCCAGGCGGAAGCAGAGGCGGAAAAGCCCAAGGCCAAGCCGAAGCGCACCCGTCGGGCGAAAGCCAAGACCAGCGAACAAAAAGAAGAAGTCCAGGCCGACGCCAGCGACGAAGGCAGCAGCGGCGAAATGGCCGCAATGGTCGATGTCGACTCGATTTCCGAAGACGTGGATGCACGCCGCCGCCGCGACGATGATGACGACGATGACGACGGTCATGACGGCGAGAAGGAAATCATCGAGTCCGTCGGTGCCGAAGACGCGATGGAAGAAGTTCCGGACCGGCAGGTCCGCAAGCCGCGCAAGCAGTATCGCATTCAGGAGGTGATCAAGCGCCGGCAGATCATTCTCGTTCAGGTCGCCAAGGAAGAACGTGGTAACAAGGGCGCCGCCCTTACCACCTATCTCTCGCTGGCAGGCCGCTATTCGGTGCTGATGCCGAACACGGCACGCGGCGGCGGCATCTCCCGCAAGATCACCAACCTGCAGGACCGCAAGCGCCTGAAGGAAATCGCCCGCGGCCTCGACGTGCCGCAGGGCATGGGCGTGATCCTGCGCACGGCCGGCGCGAATCGCACCAAGGTCGAGGTCAAACGCGACTTCGAATACCTGATGCGCCTTTGGGAGAACGTCCGCACGCTCACCTTGAACTCGACTGCCCCATGCCTCGTCTATGAGGAGGGCAGCCTGATCAAGCGTTCGATCCGCGATCTCTACAACAAGGATATCAGCGAGATCATCGTTTCCGGTGAAGAGGGATACAAGGAAGCCAAGAGCTTCATGAAGATGCTGATGCCGAGCCACGCGAAGGTCGTGCAGCCCTATCGCGACGTGCATCCGATCTTCTCGCGTTCCGGCATCGAAGCCCAGCTCGATCGCATGCTGCAGCCGCAGGTGACGCTCAAATCGGGCGGCTACATCATCATCAACCAGACCGAAGCGCTTGTTTCGATCGACGTGAACTCCGGGCGTTCCACCCGCGAGCACTCGATCGAGGATACCGCCCTTCAGACGAACCTGGAGGCGGCCGAGGAAGTGGCGCGGCAGTTGCGTCTCCGCGATCTCGCCGGGCTTGTCGTCATCGACTTCATCGACATGGAGGAAAAGCGCAACAACCGCGCCGTCGAGAAGAAGCTCAAGGACTGCCTGAAGAACGACCGGGCGCGTATCCAGGTCGGCCGCATCTCGCATTTCGGCCTGCTTGAAATGTCGCGCCAGCGCATTCGCGCCTCGGTGCTCGAAAGCACGATGCAGACCTGCCCGCATTGCAACGGCACGGGTCATGTCCGCTCGCAGTCTTCGGTCGCGCTGCATGTCCTGCGCGGTATCGAGGAGCATCTGCTCAAGAATACCACACACGACATCGTGGTCCGTACGATCCCGGAGATCGCGCTTTACCTGCTCAATCAGAAGCGCGGCACGATCACCGATTACGAGCGCCGCTTCGGCGTCTCCATCATTATCGATGCCGATGCCCATGTGGGCGCTCAGCACTTCGCGATCGACCGGGGCGAACCGGTCGAGAATCCGGTGAAGATCGAACAGCTCCTGCATTTCGCGCCTGAACCGGAAGACGAAGACGAAGACGTCGTCATCGAGGAAGATCTCGACGAGGAAGAAGCGGAGGAAATCACCGCCGAACGCCGGGAGCAGCCTAAGGCCCAGCCGTCCGACGATCAGGGCGGGCGCAAGCGCAAGCGTCGTCGGCGCCGGCGCGGCAAGGGCGCAGGCCAGACCCCGGAATCCGTCGCGGCCGAAGCCGAAGACATGGCCGATGGCGCCGTTGACGAAGCCGACGAGAGCGAGGACGAGGGCGAGGCTCAGGACGCCGCAACGGCAGACGGCGACCAGAAGCGCAAGCGCCGCCGTCGCGGCAAGCGGGGCGGCCGCCGCAACCGCGAAGCCGAGGGTGAAGCCGGTCTCGCGACGGAGGCCGGTGAAGAGTCGGCTGATGCCGAGGCAGGGGCGGAAACCGAAGAGCCGGATTTTGCTGCAGCCGCGGCCGTCGAGCATGCCGTGGAGGTCGCTCCGGCGGAAGCCGAAGTCCCGGTCGTGGAAGCAGCAAAACCGGCAAAGCCGAAGCGCAGCCGCAAGAAAGCCGTCGCGGTCGAGGCAGCAGCGGAAAATGCCGACACGGCCGCCGAACAGGCTGTCGAAGCGCAGCCGGACGAAACCGTTCCTGCTGCAGTGGAGGACGCCGTCGCGGACCTGGAGGCTGCCAAGCCGGCGCGCTCGAACCGCGATCTGACGACGATTGCCTCCGAGCCCGTCGTCACGTCGAATGTCGCCAAGGGCGACGGCAACGAAGAAGAATCGGCGAAGCCGAAAAAAGGCGGCTGGTGGCAGCGCCGCGGTTTCTTCTGA
- a CDS encoding N-acetylmuramoyl-L-alanine amidase, with protein sequence MAAPLPAARAADGGPPLLAYGARVAGDDARTRLVIEFDRSPEFSIHYVANPVRVIIDLPETSFGLKPESLEPRGLFDAIRYGGMGAGASRLVLSAKGPTEVTHAEVKPEEDGKGFRLIVDAEKIDGARFDKLLGDQQWTGTVRAAKTDRPALAPARAPGAFVIAIDAGHGGIDTGAIGSVTKTEEKHVTLAFARELVATLNREAGIEAFLTRDGDEFLSLPQRVQIARQKGANLFISVHADTLRQKDIRGATVYTISDKASDHLAADLAARENLSDEIAGIPLESEPAEVADILIDLTRRETQAFSVNLARSVVSSFEGQIGLINNPHRHAGFRVLQAPDVPSVLLELGFMSNKDDEKQLLDPAWRKKVSELLAVAVRRYRQTAVANGG encoded by the coding sequence ATGGCTGCCCCTTTGCCCGCCGCGCGCGCCGCCGACGGGGGGCCGCCTTTGTTGGCCTATGGGGCGCGAGTCGCCGGCGACGATGCGCGCACGCGGCTCGTGATCGAATTCGACCGCAGCCCCGAATTTTCCATTCATTACGTAGCCAATCCGGTTCGCGTCATCATCGACCTGCCGGAGACGTCCTTTGGCCTGAAGCCGGAGAGCCTGGAGCCACGCGGGCTCTTCGACGCAATTCGCTATGGCGGGATGGGCGCGGGGGCCTCGCGGCTGGTGCTGTCCGCCAAGGGGCCGACGGAAGTGACCCATGCGGAAGTGAAGCCGGAGGAAGACGGCAAGGGCTTCCGCCTTATCGTCGATGCGGAGAAAATCGACGGGGCCCGCTTCGACAAGCTTCTCGGTGATCAGCAGTGGACGGGAACGGTGCGCGCCGCCAAGACCGACCGTCCGGCGCTTGCGCCGGCAAGGGCTCCGGGCGCATTCGTCATTGCCATTGACGCGGGCCACGGCGGAATTGACACCGGCGCGATCGGCAGCGTCACCAAGACGGAGGAGAAGCACGTCACGCTCGCCTTTGCGCGCGAGCTGGTGGCGACGCTCAACCGTGAGGCCGGCATCGAAGCCTTCCTGACGCGGGACGGCGACGAGTTCCTGTCCTTGCCGCAGCGCGTCCAGATCGCCCGGCAGAAAGGCGCCAACCTGTTCATTTCGGTCCATGCCGATACGCTGAGGCAGAAGGACATCCGCGGTGCCACGGTCTACACGATCTCCGACAAGGCGTCCGACCACCTCGCGGCCGATCTGGCGGCGCGTGAAAACCTCTCGGATGAGATCGCCGGCATACCGCTGGAAAGCGAACCGGCTGAGGTCGCCGACATCCTCATCGATCTCACCCGCCGCGAAACCCAGGCCTTTTCGGTCAACCTGGCGCGCAGCGTCGTCTCCTCCTTCGAAGGACAGATCGGGCTGATCAACAATCCCCACCGCCATGCCGGCTTCCGCGTCCTGCAGGCGCCGGACGTCCCTTCGGTCTTGCTCGAACTCGGCTTCATGTCGAACAAGGACGACGAGAAGCAGCTGCTCGATCCGGCGTGGCGCAAGAAGGTCTCGGAACTGCTGGCCGTTGCCGTTCGGCGCTATCGTCAGACGGCGGTGGCGAACGGCGGATGA